Genomic DNA from Chaetodon auriga isolate fChaAug3 chromosome 18, fChaAug3.hap1, whole genome shotgun sequence:
GCTGTAGCGAAGTTCTGCAATATTAGGAAATCATCCGAGTCACACAGCTATGGCTGTTCTTTAAATGACATGATTGAACACTTCAACAATACCATGCCATCTGCCTTAAATACTGTTGCTCCACTGAAGGTTAAGGGAATCTGttgaacagctgaaacaaaagtgggctcacagttcactgatATTCACTATTAAACCATGACTGTAACAAAGCAATACATTtggcaagaaaggattacttttaTAAGATTATTACAGGAAATGCTGGAACAATAGTGGAGAATATTATTCCCCTCGATTGAGCAGCTACTCAGCACCGCCCCCACCCGTCCACAGTTCTCTGCATCATATTGTAAAGAGCTTGCATCATTCTTCAGTCACAAAATAACCTGAACTAGAGccagcattgctgctgatgtgaacacagatgacctcaacaaaccctgttaaataaatgtaatcatGGCAAAATTCACCTGCATTACATTgactgagctctgcaagactgtcactgaTTCGATCTCATCCACTTCATGTCCCTACAGCACTTTTAAAGCATGTGTCCAACAGTGTTTCAAGTTATGTCCTGAAGATTAGAAATACATCTGTACAAAGAGGCATCTTCCccaatgtgtttaaaacagctgtgtaaAACTATTACTAAAGAAACCCAACCTCGATGGTCATGCACTCAGTATAGTATAGGCCGATATCaaaccttccattcatcagtaagatactggaaaGAGATTCAGTCCAAATTTACTTGTTTTGTAAAACAACATCCTGCAGGTATTTCAGTCATCAGAACATACCCCTCAGAATAAACCTCAGACTGAACACTGATGAAAATGAGGTCTGAGTTCTTGTCGTCTTAGACctaagtgcagcatttgatatGACTGATCATGATATCTTGACCACTGAGAGACTTCTGCCTACATCACAAAACCTTGGATCCAGCTATTGGACAGTGTTCAGCATCAGCACAACACCAGGCTCTGCCAAGTCTAGAGGAGGTGTACTCTGCACTCACATTAATGACTCTTGGTGCTCAAACACAAGTCAAAGTAATTGGACCATGTTTCCCAGATGTTGAGTTTTTGATGTTGAGATGTTGATCATATTATCTGCCCAGAGAATTCATcagcatttttgtttctgtttgcattcCTCTAcatgcaaatttaaaaaaaatgcactacCGTACCTGTACTCTATGAGGTCATcaacagtcacatgacaaaacagcaagatgttttttattgtgCCTACAATTAAAAAGAACCTCAGAACTGTTGTACCTAAACTCCATCAGCGTGTCCAATACCCTGGACCATGTTTACCAGGTagaaggttcatttatttatcatcctACAACACAGGGCTGTACAGTGAAATACAAGGTGAAGCTACAGTAATTAATTTAAAAGAGGCAACTTAAAATTGTGTACTTGTATGGGAGATTAAACACATGCACCAGGAGTTGTATGATAACTCATCATACTGACCAACATAAAATGCCACTCCCTTGAACATAATATGCAAATGAGCCCACGATAATGAATGTAATCCATGTGTGCTCAGCGGCACAGAGACCAAAGACTGTTAGAACTACAGATGCACAAGACAGGATCAAGAGACGTGGTATTAAACATACAGAGCACTGAGATTAACTTgagatgtctgtctgctgcaaaCTGGatactgttgtgttgttttcttgattGAAGACATGTTTTTACAAATATTACGTGAGCATTAATGACCATCTAAGCATGGAACCTAAATTTTTTGTTAACAGGTCTGATGATGTTGTtgaggacaaacatctctgCAATGAATCAGCAAATGTGTCTGACTTAACAGCTGTCACCTCTTCatatttattgtgtattttcattGGCTTCTTATCTGTTCTTACAATGTGTGGAAACCTTCTTGTGATAACCTCCATTgtttacttcaaacagctccacacTCCGACAAACtacctcatcctctctttggctgtggctgacctgCTTGTTGGCGTTTTTGTGTTGCCTTTTAGTGCAATACTGACTGTACTCTCATGTTGGTATCTTCAAGATTTACTCTGTAAGATCCGAGGTAGCTTTGACATCTTTCTGTGTGCATCATCTGTTTTtaacttgtttttcatttctgttgacagatattatgctgtgtgtcagcctctAAGGTATAGaactaaaataaatgtccaTGTTATTGTGATCATGATCCTGGGGACCTGGACTTTTTCGGCTCTACTTGGAATTGTCAACATAATTCCGGGAGTAAACCGTGGACAATctaacaggaagtgtgttttatttcaaaataagagttcAGCAAACAGCGGAACTGCTTCTGCATTTTACCTAACAGCGACAATAATGTTTAGTATTTACCTAAAGATTTTGATTgtggcacagagacaggcatACAGCATTCAGAAAACAACCTGTCAGAGCACAAAGTCTGGAGCAACTGTCagtaagatggagagaaaggccacCAAAACTCTGGCTATTGTTATGGgaatttttttcatctgttggACTCCTTTCACTCTTTCTGTGACCTTTAACCCTTTGAGTAATAATACAATATCAGTCCCTGTAATTACAGCATTTAAGTGGCTCGGATGGTCAAATTCAATGCTTAATCCATTGGTCtatgctttcttttacagctggtttcgatcagctttcagaatgatcatttctggaaaaatatttcaaggtgATTTCTCTAATTCTAAGCTCTTTTGACTCATTATTTGAAGTGTTGTTATGTCAGTGATTCAATCGACACTGAAGATGAATCTCATGTCCACTGCatgtcatatatttatatacacattttcactgtaCTGTGCATAAATATGTACATCTGTATGTTGAACACAATGCAGTGATAACGCTTTGAACAGTGTGTAAACtcaatgtgtatgtatgttaatAAACGTAGGATCCATATATCTGATTTTGTGTCTTATTTACTCCATAAATTCAGTTATTACTGTTCTGTATTCTGTGTGTTGAATGTGGGAACACATCTCTgaatttttgtctgtgtgaatatttatagtCCTTTTCAAAGTCTTGATCTTTGCTTCCCTTGCTacagcacacaaagctttaaACAGTCCTGTAAGGAAATAATGAACGGTGAAATGATCTGTCTCTTACAGCAGTTTTCACTCAGGGCCTCCATTATTTGATCTGGCTGCAGATGTCAATGGAtttaagaaaaagatgaaagtttCATCATTCAAAgtgatatgaaataaataagagtAAATGCAAAGTACTAAATAAGACTTGTGCATGAACGCTAATATCTAAATCAGTACTTTCACCAGCAAGTTGTGCATTGTTCACAACACTATGAATGTTACACTGAAGAAGGATAacttctctgtttcactgtACAAAAACAACTTCAGTAAAAAGTGTCTGTCTTGGTTCATCCTGACTGCTTATTGTATTCATGattagaaaacatgtttattaatATTCACTTCAATATTCTTCATATATCTCATATCTTCATATATTCAAAATGTCCACTTTCATGGCCTTTCACAATTATCAGTTGTCAGCTGCCACTGACTTTTACATATCTGGCCTCTGGTGTGGTATAAACAACTAATCAAAGCACCTTCTGAACCACACATTGCCTAAAATATCTttaatctttctttttaaagtaggaaaaacacatttgtgtgcaCTCTATCACTGTTAATCACTGAAAATTCAAATGTGTACCTCATAAACTGTTGTTTACTTTCCAAATGAATTCTGAATTGTGAAGTTAAAAGAATTAGCTGCTGTTAGtgattaatattaatattgacTGGAAAGACAGTTACaataattaaatatttattgactaGAGATGGAAAAACTGTTTGTCCATGATGTCACCCATAAGATTCTCAAGAGTCTTTGTGAAGCTCAGGCTCTGGATGTCGCTGTCTTGGCAATGCTTGACTGGCGAATCCAAAAATGTGTTGGAAGgtcagtggagctgaggcaggcaTGGTTGCTGAAATACACACATCTACCTCGAAGCTACCAAGGTAGCTAAGGCTAAGACACTAGGTCATAAGCTACTCTCTGTTGCTAGCCGTCTTACCCGGTGGCCTTCCAGTTGGTACGCAGTCTCCCAGCTTACGTTACTTGAGGTAAATTAACCTGAAACTTCTCAACAAAACTTTAAATACTGATTAATTTGTTATTGAGTGTATACTACACAAAATTAAAAGTGCTTCAATATTTGTTAGATATAAAATGGTGGTAATTTGCAAGACTAGAAATTTTTCCACTGTTACTTAATAAATGTCTTACAAACAATTTGAAGCCATCAATTAAAGTTAATTTAAATTTTCACATAATTTTAGTTATGAGTCATTTAGTTGGATCTCACTTATGCTTTTAATAAGTTAGCATTAATAAGCTAAGTTACAATGTGATGGTAGCTCATGTAtttataatttttattattattattattattaaattgtACCAAACAAGAAATTAGAAAATCTGCTTCAGCATCCACTGAGGCGCATAGTGAGCAGAGGTCGGcaactttctgcagagtcaatCGCTGCTGAAATCCAAACTTCATCTGGCCCTCAGATTAGCTCAATAACAGTGCGTAGAGAGCTTCATGGAATGGCTTTCAATGGCCGAGCAGCTGCATCCAAGCCATACATCACCAGGTGCAATGCAAAGCGGATGGAGTGGTGTAAAGCAGGCCGCCACTGGACTCTAAAGCAGTGGAGACACGTTCTCTGGACTGATGAATTGCGCTTCACCATCTGGCAATCTGATGAATGAGTCTTGGTTTGGCGTTTGCCAGGAGAACggtacttgtctgactgcattttGCCAAGTGTAAAGTTTGCTGGACGGGGTATTatggtgtggggttgtttttcaggtgcTGGGCTTGGCCCCTCATTTCCAGTGTAAGGaactctgaatgcttcaggataccaagagattttggacaaGTCCATGCTCCCAactttgtgggaacagtttggGGACTGGGGGTTGTGCACCAGTAcacaaagcaaggtccataaagacatggatgagagagtttggtgtggatgaacttgactggcctgcacagagtcctgacctcaacccgacagaacacctttgggatgaactacagcagagactgagagccaggcctTCTCGTCCAACATAAGTGTGTGACTTCACAAATGCGCTTctggaagaatggtcaaaaattcccataaacacactcctaaaccttgtggaaagccttcccagaagagttgaagctgttatagcTGCAAAGGGTAGACCGACGTCATATTAAACCCTATGGATTAAGAATGGGATGTCACTTAAGTTCATATGCGagtcaaggcaggtgagccagtacttttggcaatatagtgtatgtTTACAGACTGTCATCTAAATTTTGAGGTATTGCTATCTTTTTCCGTATTGtcaacataaaaacaactgGTCCAGCCATTTCGAGTTAACTTCATATTTTTCATGATGTGACTCTGGAGCTGGGGAAGCAACCTCAGGGTGCTGCATGTCACTGTCTGTTGCTTTGACTGTGAGGGACTGTAGAGGAAAGGTCTTCCACCCTTCTTTTCCCACTCCCCACAAGGAAGAGCCCGAAGTCACAATGATGAAGGAGGACCTGCACCAGCTTGACCTCGGCATGAAGATAATGTTTTCTTAAGATTGATAAAGCAAGGAAATTTGTCAACAGTGTTATGGCTACATTTGTTCATATCTTAAATGGTGCCACAATTAAGCATCCTCACAATACACATGATGAACAGTAACCTATGTTGATTCTACTGGACACACCGTGCCGACCCATTCTGGAGTTCACTGATGGTGCCTCGATCCTTCTTCACTTACAAGGGGCCGGGCAGGGGTGCCCTGTAGTTTGCTACATAGAACATTGCCAACgctaacatcaacaacaacaatttccCCCCggtgatcaataaagtatttctgattctgattttgattcTGATAGCTAAGATAACCTGTTCTGATGATGTCAATGTTCttaatgttttttctcttcttgtctttctctgattgttttgtcagtgtATTGACTTTTTGTCTCACCACACTAactaacaaaaagaaataaatcaaaccATAGACATGATAGTCCTGAGCAATTTTTGGAAGATGGAGTTTATTCAGCACCAAGGAGAAATTATATGGGCAGTTTACTGCTTCCAGTTGGCAGTGTCACTGCTTTTGAATTTGGACTTCAGGAGCCATTTTCTTAGGCCTGAACATAGCATGACTAAATAAAGAGATTGAACATAGGACaaatatttcacacaatgtCTTACTGGGCTGAATCATGTCTTGTGTGACTGGGCTGGGGCAAAAAGAGTGTCTGGGTCACAGGGTCAACGGGTTCATGGCAATGGCTCTCATCTCATCCTGAGGGGAATGTCAGTGCCCAGGTTTGTGATTGATAAACCAATATATCTTGAGTTGCAAAGGTAATGAATCTGTCAGACTTGTTTGTTCCTGATGGCCTCTGTTCCCCTGCGATGATGGccctcaacacaaaaacacactggttTCAACATAAGCCCAATAATGCACAACACCACTGTCACACAGAACATGTCACTGACATGTTGTAGCACAATTTCCTTTTAGTCAGGTGATTTTCTGCCTTGACTGCAGTTACGTGTTAAATTGTCAAAAGAGTACAATTTTAGctaaaacagattaaaattctggcacatcttCATCTACTTCCAAGGTGCATAGACAACCGAAAAAGTCTCAAGAAGTCaaaacttcaaaaacagctctttgttttgctttttttaaagagTGAGCTAATGGTACCACTCCAAGAATCACTACCTTAACATGGCAACGGATTTCTGCATCCCTGTGATGCTGGGACCTGTGTTGTCGGGAGCAATAGTTCTTGGCAGGGTCTCCCAAGATAAATTAGTCCCAGAGGTGGGTGACTGACTAACAGTGATTCACAGATCTCACATGAATTGGCcgagcacaaacagcagcatctcgGGCCGGACAGGGAAAGAGAAGCCAGATCTGGAAGGGAAACTCACCAGGGAGCTTCTAGTGGCTGGACCTTGACCCATGAGGGCTGGTTGAGCAATGCCTGAACAAACAACATGGCAAAAGCAAGGACGTAGGCATGCTGATTGAACATAACAGGAATTGAAAGATGAAGATGGAGAACAAACCCACTTGAttataatagtaaaaataaggaTGGAAAGAGAAGCATCAAAGCTCTTTACACTCTTCCTATCCCTTTACTACTGTGGCAGCCGGCAATTTGAGAGTTAATAGGCAATCAACCCTTATCTCATgattctcccatattttacTCTTCTCTCCCATTGTCCTActgtttaaatgttattttcctgtgaatctcagcctcactggtccacttcctcactacaggtttgcagtgctttagtttctgccagtacgcaggaatcaggtggacAATGaagtggtcagagtggcccagtgcagcacggagGACGGTGTGATAAGCATCCCTtactgtggtgtaacagtgatccagaatattctcctctctggtcgggcatttaaTAAAGAATATACCCCTCAGAATAAACCTCAGACTGAACACTGATGAAAATTAggtctcagttcttgtcctcttaGACCGACGAGCAGCATTTGAAACGATTGACCATTATATCTTACTCAATTgtcttgaacagttggttggGCTTTTTgactgtgttaaactggtttcaattacacatcaaagggagaaagtctcgtcagtcttggagatgacatctgttttggggttgcacaaggCAGCTGCCTTGGTCCATAACTATTCTCATTATAGATGCCACCACATGGCCACATCCTTAGAGAGcacaatgtgtgtttccatagttgcagatgacacacaactgtacatctctGCCAAACCAAATAACAATGCAGCTGTTTAaaaatctggggaaattaactccatggattaaatctgaggttacaagtcTTGGTGCTCTGCTAGACTGAGATGAGATTCAAGTCCCACATCACATCAACAGGGTGACAAAAACTTCAGTTTTGCATCTTATAAACATAACTAAAGTAGGACcatttctaaattaaaaaagatgccaaaaaactgattcatgcctttatctCAAGCCAACTCGATTACAATAACAAACTGATTGAGTCATGAAAAAAGCCACTGAAAGACTCCTGGCAACATCACAATATCTTGGATCCAGCTATTGGACAGTGTTCAGCATCAGCACAACACCAGGCTCTGCCAAGTCTAGAGGAGGTGTACTCTGCATTCACATTAATGACTGTTGGTGCTCAAACACAAGTCAAAGTAATGGGACCATGTTTCCCGGATGTTGAGTTTTTGATGTTGAGATGTTGATCATATTATCTGCCCAGAgaattcatcagtgtttttacttGTGTTTGCATTCCTctacatgtaaatgtaaaaaaaatgcactacCATACCTGTACTCTATGAGGTCatcagcagtcacatgacaaaacagcaagatgttttttattgtgCCTACAATTAAAAAGATCTCAGAACTGCTGAACCTAAATTCCATCAGCGTGTCCAATACCCACCAGGGGAAGCAATACCCTGGACCATGTTTACCAGGTagaaggttcatttatttatcatcctACAACACAGGGCTGTACAGTGAAATACAAGGTGAAGCTACAGTAATTAATTTAAAAGACGGCAACTTAAAATTGTGTACTTGTATGGGAGATTAAACACATGCACCAGGAGTTGTATGATAACTCATCATACTGACCGACATAAAATGCCACTCCCTTGAACATAATATGCAACTGAGCCCACGATAATGAATGTAATCCATGTGTGCTCAGCGGCACAGAGACCGAAGACTGTTAGTACTACAGATGCACAAGACAGGATCAATAGATGTGGTATTAAACATACAGCGTACTAAGATTAACTTCAGATTTCTCTTGACTGCAAACTGGACACCATTGTGTTATATTTTCTTGATTTAAGACATGTTTTTACAAATGTTACGTGAGCCTTAATGACCATCTAAGCATGGAACCTAAATTCTTTGTTAACAGGTCTGATGATGTTGTtgaggacaaacatctctgTAATGAATCAGCAAATGTGTCTGACTTAACAACTGCCACCTCTTCatatttattatgtgttttcattggctTCTTATCTGTTCTTATAATGTGTGGAAACCTTCTTGTAATAACCTCCATTATTTACTTCAGACAGCTCCACACTCCGACAAACtacctcatcctctctttggctgtggctgacctgCTTGTTGGCGTTTTTGTGTTG
This window encodes:
- the LOC143336701 gene encoding trace amine-associated receptor 1-like is translated as MGEEGVEERPQHTPCGTSVFRTCFYKYYVSINDHLSMEPKFFVNRSDDVVEDKHLCNESANVSDLTAVTSSYLLCIFIGFLSVLTMCGNLLVITSIVYFKQLHTPTNYLILSLAVADLLVGVFVLPFSAILTVLSCWYLQDLLCKIRGSFDIFLCASSVFNLFFISVDRYYAVCQPLRYRTKINVHVIVIMILGTWTFSALLGIVNIIPGVNRGQSNRKCVLFQNKSSANSGTASAFYLTATIMFSIYLKILIVAQRQAYSIQKTTCQSTKSGATVSKMERKATKTLAIVMGIFFICWTPFTLSVTFNPLSNNTISVPVITAFKWLGWSNSMLNPLVYAFFYSWFRSAFRMIISGKIFQGDFSNSKLF